The Corythoichthys intestinalis isolate RoL2023-P3 chromosome 1, ASM3026506v1, whole genome shotgun sequence genome has a segment encoding these proteins:
- the LOC130916346 gene encoding class I histocompatibility antigen, F10 alpha chain-like has translation MMLITTAKSFFFLVVAVQLNNVTPVIHTLKYFRTASTSIAGFPEYIEVGYVDGVEFIHYDSHSKKAQAKQPWMEKVTADNPGYWETETLRNTVNEHVFQVNIGIAKKRFNHTTGVHILQWMFGCEWNDENNEVDGWNQHSYDGEDFISLDTKTMTYVAAKQQAFITKLKWDRDDARKKHRKHYYTEICPSELKKLVNYGRNDLLRKQLPKVSLLQKTPSSPVTCHATGFYPDTADLFWRKDGEQLHEDVELGQTLPNHDGTFQMTVDLKVQVTPEVDGQYECVFQLSGVKDEMVTKLERRNILSNIRIEEEAKKKKHIGIASLLVVVALVVLILTVVFVVKRRKCKLDDYTPADKGGEVQLSEASDET, from the exons TGATTCACACGCTGAAATATTTCCGCACGGCGTCGACAAGCATCGCGGGCTTCCCGGAGTACATCGAAGTGGGTTACGTGGACGGGGTTGAGTTCATCCACTATGACAGCCACAGCAAGAAAGCTCAAGCCAAGCAGCCCTGGATGGAGAAAGTCACAGCAGACAATCCTGGGTACTGGGAGACGGAGACGCTGAGAAATACTGTCAATGAGCACGTCTTCCAAGTCAACATTGGAATTGCCAAAAAGCGCTTCAACCATACGACAG GTGTTCACATACTCCAGTGGATGTTTGGATGTGAAtggaatgatgaaaacaatgaagtGGATGGCTGGAATCAGCACAGTTATGACGGAGAAGACTTCATCTCACTGGATACCAAGACCATGACATACGTCGCGGCAAAACAACAAGCTTTTATCACCAAACTTAAGTGGGACCGCGACGATGCCCGAAAAAAACACCGGAAGCATTACTACACGGAGATTTGTCCTTCCGAGTTGAAGAAGCTGGTGAACTACGGGAGGAACGACCTATTGAGAAAAC AGCTTCCAAAGGTGTCGCTCCTCCAGAAGACTCCGTCATCTCCGGTCACCTGCCACGCGACGGGTTTCTACCCGGACACAGCTGACCTTTTCTGGCGGAAAGACGGCGAGCAGCTCCACGAGGACGTGGAGCTCGGCCAGACCCTCCCAAATCATGACGGAACCTTCCAGATGACGGTGGACCTGAAGGTGCAGGTGACCCCAGAGGTGGACGGCCAGTACGAATGTGTCTTTCAGCTGTCCGGTGTCAAGGATGAAATGGTCACCAAGCTGGAGAGAAGAAACATCCTGAGCAACATACGCATTGAAG AAGAAGCAAAGAAGAAGAAGCACATCGGCATCGCTTCCTTGTTAGTGGTCGTCGCTCTGGTGGTCCTCATTCTGACCGTCGTCTTCGTTGTCAAGCGGCGCAAATGCAAACTTG ATGATTACACTCCAGCAG ATAAAGGCGGTGAAGTCCAGCTCTCCGAGGCGAGTGACGAAACCTga